In Pogoniulus pusillus isolate bPogPus1 chromosome 20, bPogPus1.pri, whole genome shotgun sequence, the following are encoded in one genomic region:
- the CMTM3 gene encoding CKLF-like MARVEL transmembrane domain-containing protein 3 — MEEPAGAAPPPGLRSLLPPRELLRSRKGQLLLAEAVLSFITFLCYIASLAASFMTAPLLEFLLALFVLFAYTIKLNEKFKRLHWLLKDFLRCVTAAIIYFAISIAAVSKYSDGASKAAGVFGFVATIVYAIDFYLIFNDLVAFLKQGSSDAPEEHKSEDENSDSDSD; from the exons ATGGAGGAGCCCGCGGGGGCCGCGCCGCCGCCCGGCCTGCGCTCGCTCCTGCCGCCCCGGGAGCTGCTCCGCTCCCGCAAGGGCCAGCTGCTCCTCGCCGAGGCG GTGTTGTCATTTATCACCTTCCTCTGCTACATTGCATCTCTAGCTGCCTCTTTCATGACGGCACCACTCCTGGAGTTTCTGCTGGCACTCTTTGTTCTCTTTGCCTACACCATCAAACTGAACGAGAAGTTTAAAAGACTGCACTGGCTGCTGAAG GACTTCCTGCGCTGTGTCACTGCTGCCATCATTTACTTTGCCATTTCCATTGCTGCTGTCTCAAAATACAGCGACGGAGCATCCAAAGCGGCAGGA gTGTTTGGCTTTGTGGCCACCATCGTGTATGCCATTGACTTCTACCTAATCTTCAACGACCTGGTGGCTTTTCTCAAGCAAGGCAGTTCTGATGCCCCTGAAGAGCACAAGTCAGAAG ATGAGAACTCTGATTCTGACTCAGACTGA
- the CKLF gene encoding chemokine-like factor, with protein sequence MAQPGPKPAGGSARTGTAPSPPMAQPGPKSAGGSARPGPAPSAQVAQPGPRCAGGSARRGRARSGAMALLNTNFPCSARGALKLTRTVMALVALVCFVVSRSRRAFTALAAMEAIITALFFLLYLLKLDRKLRWFFWPLADMFNSVIAALFLLIVCLFAVIIKTNNGTLAGGVFGLILFVLCIVDAVLLFKKISFGRSRGRNAAAK encoded by the exons ATGGCTCAGCCCGGCCCCAAGCCCGCAGGTGGCTCGGCGCGGACCGGCACGGCCCCGAGTCCGCCGATGGCTCAGCCCGGCCCCAAGTCCGCCGGTGGCTCggcgcggcccggcccggccccaaGCGCGCAGGTGGCTCAGCCCGGCCCCCGTTGCGCAGGTGGCTCAGCCCGGCGCGGCCGGGCCCGCTCTGGGGCCATGGCGCTGTTGAACACCAACTTTCCCTGCTCTGCGCGGGGCGCCCTGAAGCTCACCCGCACG gtgatgGCCTTGGTGGCGCTGGTGTGCTTCGTGGTCTCCCGGTCCCGCAGGGCGTTCACGGCGCTGGCCGCCATGGAGGCGATCATCACCGCgctcttcttcctgctctaCTTGCTCAAGCTCGATAGAAAGCTGCGCTGGTTCTTCTGGCCGCTGGCC GATATGTTCAACTCGGTGATTGCAGCGTTGTTCCTGCTCATTGTGTGCCTGTTTGCAGTAATCATCAAGACCAACAATGGGACACTGGCTGGAGGA GTGTTTGGGCTCATTTTGTTTGTTCTCTGTATTGTGGATGCAGTTCTTCTTTTCAAGAAGATTAGCTTTGGTAGATCCAGAGGAAGGAATGCTGCTGCAAAATAA